In Candidatus Vesicomyosocius okutanii, one DNA window encodes the following:
- a CDS encoding M3 family metallopeptidase, with product MKPNFQPKNIVKTIERLTRNGLKIVKKASFGTNWESVVMPIDQMKFELEKHISVNSHLNAVMFSDEFNQKYEETLPIITNFYSDVSTNKDLYQAYNSLRGVNLNKQQQHIVKDVIKGFELSGVGLEGKNADRFKVIKEKLSLLSNEFSKNILKSTNEWKKIVSKHELKGYSDNELVKIKIDKDYELSLQTPVYMDVMTYLDNRDLREEVYIAYISRASDLGITATNYNNKPIMDEILLLRSEMANILGFEHYAQLSITSKMVNTVDEVVQFLSDLVEYSKSQAQLELEELKIFSGIDLKPWDLEFYSEKLKEQKFGFKKSDLTPYFPENSVLKGLFLTIENLYQIKIKQIQQNSYHTDVKVLDVNNESGVIGRIYLDLYARENKRSGAWMTDYQPLINNQKPVAFVVCNFNSPTKDKPALFEFDEIVTLFHEFGHVLHHLLTKVKYPCASGISGVPWDGVELPSQYMEFYVFEKQVISLISSHYKTRKPLPDELYNKLIASKNFNSALSMLRQCEFALWDLKTHMSTRDSYTILKQVQRKTSLMPMINENRFLNTFEHIFSGGYAAGYFSYKWAEVLAADAYYYVQKKGGIGSDASRDFLYNILEIGGSLDFMQQYIKFRGENPSVNALLKANGIIHSTKERHD from the coding sequence ATGAAACCAAACTTTCAACCTAAAAATATTGTTAAAACTATTGAAAGACTAACTAGAAATGGACTTAAGATAGTAAAGAAAGCAAGCTTTGGTACCAATTGGGAGAGTGTAGTTATGCCTATTGACCAAATGAAATTTGAGCTGGAAAAGCACATCAGTGTTAATTCGCATTTAAATGCAGTGATGTTTAGTGATGAATTTAATCAAAAATATGAAGAAACACTACCAATTATTACTAATTTTTATTCTGATGTGTCTACTAACAAAGACTTATATCAAGCTTACAACTCACTTAGAGGGGTAAATCTTAACAAACAACAGCAACATATTGTTAAAGATGTCATAAAAGGTTTTGAACTTTCAGGTGTGGGTTTAGAAGGTAAAAATGCAGATAGGTTTAAAGTCATCAAAGAAAAACTTAGTCTACTTAGTAATGAATTTTCTAAAAATATTTTAAAGTCTACCAATGAGTGGAAAAAAATTGTTAGTAAACATGAGTTAAAAGGTTATAGTGATAATGAACTGGTAAAAATTAAAATCGATAAGGATTATGAGTTAAGCTTACAAACTCCTGTTTATATGGATGTTATGACTTATTTAGATAATAGAGACTTAAGAGAAGAGGTCTATATAGCCTACATATCAAGGGCATCAGATTTGGGTATTACTGCAACTAATTATAATAATAAGCCAATTATGGATGAGATTTTATTATTACGTTCTGAAATGGCTAATATTTTAGGTTTTGAGCATTATGCACAATTATCGATTACATCTAAAATGGTTAATACTGTCGATGAAGTAGTTCAGTTTTTATCTGACTTGGTAGAATATTCCAAATCTCAAGCACAATTAGAATTGGAAGAATTAAAGATTTTTTCAGGTATTGATTTAAAGCCTTGGGATTTAGAATTTTATAGTGAAAAACTTAAAGAACAAAAATTTGGATTCAAGAAATCTGATTTAACACCATACTTTCCAGAGAATAGCGTATTAAAAGGATTATTCTTAACTATTGAAAATTTGTATCAAATTAAGATTAAGCAAATACAACAAAATAGCTACCATACTGATGTTAAAGTTTTAGATGTTAATAATGAAAGTGGAGTTATTGGTAGAATTTATCTTGATTTATATGCTAGAGAAAACAAACGTTCTGGTGCGTGGATGACAGATTATCAACCTTTAATTAATAATCAAAAACCAGTTGCTTTTGTGGTTTGTAACTTTAACTCTCCTACTAAAGATAAGCCAGCTTTATTTGAATTTGATGAGATTGTTACTCTATTCCATGAATTTGGGCATGTGTTACATCACTTGTTAACCAAAGTTAAATACCCTTGTGCTAGTGGGATATCTGGTGTGCCGTGGGATGGTGTTGAATTACCTAGTCAGTATATGGAATTTTATGTGTTTGAAAAACAAGTGATTTCTCTTATCTCAAGTCATTATAAAACTAGGAAGCCTTTACCTGATGAATTGTATAACAAGCTTATTGCTTCTAAAAACTTTAATTCAGCATTGAGTATGTTACGACAGTGTGAGTTTGCATTGTGGGATCTTAAAACACACATGTCTACTAGAGATAGTTACACAATATTAAAACAAGTTCAAAGAAAAACTTCTCTAATGCCAATGATAAATGAAAATCGTTTTTTAAATACTTTTGAACATATTTTCAGTGGTGGCTATGCAGCAGGATATTTTAGTTATAAATGGGCAGAAGTTTTGGCGGCTGATGCTTATTATTATGTGCAAAAGAAAGGTGGTATTGGCTCTGATGCTTCTAGAGATTTCTTGTATAATATTTTGGAAATAGGAGGTAGTCTAGATTTTATGCAACAATATATAAAGTTTAGGGGTGAGAACCCCTCAGTTAATGCTTTATTAAAAGCAAATGGTATTATTCATTCAACTAAGGAGAGACATGATTAA
- the acpP gene encoding acyl carrier protein — protein sequence MSIEQRVKKVVAEQLDVSGDVDNNASFVDDLGADSLDTVELVMSLEDEFECEIPDDQAENITNVQQAIDYVSNL from the coding sequence ATGAGTATTGAACAAAGAGTAAAAAAAGTTGTAGCTGAACAATTGGATGTAAGCGGTGATGTTGATAACAACGCCTCTTTTGTTGATGATTTAGGCGCAGATTCTTTAGATACTGTTGAATTAGTCATGTCTCTTGAAGATGAATTTGAATGTGAAATTCCTGATGATCAAGCAGAAAACATTACTAACGTTCAACAAGCAATTGATTACGTTAGTAATTTGTAA
- the queC gene encoding 7-cyano-7-deazaguanine synthase QueC → MLNAKHKIKAVILLSGGLDSTTTLAIAKSKKFECYSLSFDYGQKQESELQSAKNIAKIFITSEHRVVKISLSGISKSALTNDNIDVPKFSQSNKIPITYVPARNTIFLSYALAWSEVLNCQHIFIGVNELDYSGYPDCRKSYIKAFEIMANLATKQGIEGQKLTIHTPLIHLNKAQIIKKGLSLGIDYTLTTTCYQADKNGKACGICDACEYRKLGFKEAKVPDQTRYQT, encoded by the coding sequence ATGCTTAATGCTAAACATAAAATCAAAGCGGTTATTCTTTTATCTGGTGGATTAGATTCTACTACTACTTTAGCCATTGCTAAATCAAAAAAATTTGAATGCTATAGTCTAAGTTTTGATTATGGTCAAAAACAAGAATCAGAGTTACAATCCGCTAAAAATATCGCTAAAATTTTTATCACCTCTGAACACAGAGTAGTAAAAATATCATTATCTGGTATTAGTAAATCTGCTCTAACTAATGATAACATTGACGTACCAAAATTCTCTCAAAGCAATAAAATCCCAATTACTTATGTACCTGCTCGCAATACTATTTTTCTATCTTATGCACTAGCATGGTCAGAAGTATTAAATTGTCAACATATATTTATTGGGGTTAATGAACTAGATTACTCAGGTTATCCTGATTGTAGAAAATCTTATATTAAAGCATTCGAAATAATGGCTAATCTTGCTACCAAACAAGGTATTGAAGGACAAAAATTAACCATTCACACCCCACTAATTCATTTGAATAAAGCACAAATTATCAAAAAAGGACTTTCTTTAGGTATTGATTACACGCTTACAACAACGTGTTATCAAGCAGATAAAAATGGAAAAGCCTGTGGCATTTGTGATGCTTGCGAATATAGGAAGTTAGGCTTTAAAGAGGCAAAAGTGCCAGATCAAACTCGATATCAAACCTAG
- the parE gene encoding DNA topoisomerase IV subunit B: MNSYDSSSIEVLTGLEPVRKHPGMYTETECPNHLAQEVIDNSVDEAIAGFASKINVVLYKNNSLSVEDDGRGMPVDIHPKEGKSGVEVILTKLHAGGKFSNDLYQFSGGLHGVGISVVNALSTLVEIWIKRDAKEHHITFSNGSKKTELKVTRKVSKYNTGTIVKFKPDARFFDNIKFSATKLHNNLRSKAVLCPDLEINFYNEINEKTDKWIYKEGLKDYLSKSLDGLDCLPTDPFVVNYKTNEQQLNCSVTWTQYNTNIIAESYVNLIPTISGTHVNGLRSGLTEALKEFCEFRNLIPKNIKLTPDDVWQKISYVLSIKIMDPQFSGQTKKRLSSRECASFVANIVKDTFSIWLNQHTSMAKEIAQLAIINAQIKLKTNKKVIRKKIFSGPILPGKLSDCISTDLNQTEVFLVEGDSAGGSAKQARNKEYQAILPLRGKILNTWEINSEQILANKEIHDISIAIGLEPNSEDLSNLRYGKICILADADSDGAHIATLICTLFMKHFPKLVQEGHIFVAMPPLYRIDAGKQVYYALNNNERDTIIRKVKNENKRVKIQVQRFKGLGEMNPSQLRETTMLSNTRHLIQLTSNNPLQIFKTMDMLLSKKRAADRKKWLEENGNLDNA, from the coding sequence ATGAATAGCTACGACTCTTCCTCTATTGAAGTTTTAACAGGTCTTGAACCAGTACGTAAACATCCAGGCATGTACACCGAAACTGAATGTCCAAATCACCTTGCTCAAGAAGTTATTGATAATAGTGTTGATGAGGCAATTGCAGGATTTGCTTCAAAAATTAACGTTGTTTTATATAAAAATAATTCATTATCTGTTGAAGATGATGGTCGAGGTATGCCTGTAGATATTCACCCTAAAGAAGGTAAATCAGGTGTTGAGGTGATCCTAACAAAACTTCATGCAGGTGGAAAATTTTCAAATGACTTATACCAATTTTCAGGAGGACTACATGGGGTAGGTATTTCAGTGGTTAACGCCCTATCTACCTTAGTAGAAATTTGGATCAAAAGAGATGCTAAAGAGCATCACATAACATTCTCAAATGGATCTAAGAAAACAGAACTTAAAGTAACTCGTAAGGTAAGTAAATATAACACAGGTACTATCGTTAAATTTAAACCTGATGCGCGATTTTTTGACAATATTAAATTCTCAGCAACTAAACTACATAATAATCTACGTTCTAAAGCAGTTTTATGCCCAGATTTAGAGATTAATTTTTATAATGAAATAAACGAAAAAACAGATAAATGGATTTACAAGGAAGGCTTAAAAGATTATCTATCCAAATCTTTAGATGGTTTAGATTGTCTACCAACAGATCCTTTTGTTGTTAATTATAAAACTAACGAACAACAACTTAATTGTTCAGTTACATGGACACAGTATAACACTAATATTATAGCTGAAAGCTACGTTAATCTTATCCCAACAATTAGCGGTACACATGTTAATGGATTAAGGTCAGGACTTACCGAAGCTTTAAAAGAATTTTGCGAGTTTAGAAATTTAATCCCGAAAAATATTAAACTCACTCCTGATGACGTTTGGCAAAAAATTTCTTATGTGTTATCCATTAAGATAATGGATCCACAATTTTCTGGACAAACTAAAAAAAGACTTTCTTCTAGAGAATGTGCTAGTTTTGTTGCAAATATAGTTAAAGACACTTTTAGTATTTGGTTAAATCAACATACTAGCATGGCAAAAGAAATTGCTCAACTAGCTATTATCAATGCGCAAATAAAACTTAAAACTAACAAAAAAGTTATTCGTAAAAAAATATTTAGCGGTCCTATCCTACCTGGAAAATTATCAGACTGTATCAGCACTGACCTCAATCAAACAGAAGTATTTCTAGTTGAAGGTGATTCTGCAGGTGGTTCTGCTAAGCAAGCAAGAAATAAAGAGTACCAAGCTATTTTACCCCTACGGGGTAAAATTTTAAATACTTGGGAAATTAATTCTGAACAAATACTTGCTAATAAAGAGATTCATGACATTAGCATTGCAATTGGTCTTGAACCTAATAGTGAAGATTTATCTAATTTAAGATATGGTAAAATTTGTATTCTTGCCGATGCAGATTCAGATGGTGCACATATCGCTACATTAATTTGTACTTTGTTTATGAAACATTTTCCAAAACTTGTTCAAGAGGGTCATATTTTTGTTGCAATGCCCCCTTTATATCGTATAGATGCAGGAAAACAAGTTTACTATGCCCTTAATAATAATGAACGAGACACCATTATTAGAAAGGTAAAAAACGAAAATAAACGTGTTAAAATTCAAGTTCAACGGTTTAAGGGGTTGGGTGAAATGAACCCTTCTCAATTAAGAGAAACTACCATGCTATCCAATACTAGACATTTAATCCAACTTACATCAAATAACCCATTACAAATTTTTAAAACCATGGATATGTTGTTAAGTAAAAAACGCGCAGCTGATCGAAAAAAGTGGTTAGAAGAAAATGGAAATTTAGATAATGCTTAA
- the fabF gene encoding beta-ketoacyl-ACP synthase II: protein MSKRRVVITGMGIICPVGLSVSESWDNILKGYSGIASLTNINTKGQSVTFGGSVKNFEVTDYLRPKDAKKMDTFIHYGMAASIQAIEDSGIEVTEKNACRIGVAIGAGIGGLGTIERTADLFREKGAGRISPFFVPSSIINMISGNLSIKYGLKGPNFAITTACTTGTHNIGNASRLIEYNDADVMIAGGAEMSTTNCGLGGFAAARALSTRNDDPISASRPWDKDRDGFVLGDGAGIIVLEEFEHAKARGAKIYAQVSGYGMSGDAYHITLPSKGGEGAARCMQNAMNNSGINVDEINYINAHGTSTLVGDQAETDAVKLAFREQHAYNIVISSTKSMTGHLLGASGGIEAIFTTLAIQDQVVPPTINIINQDPNCDLDYCANEAREMTINHAISNSFGFGGTNGSIVLSRI, encoded by the coding sequence ATGAGTAAAAGAAGGGTTGTTATTACAGGTATGGGTATAATTTGCCCAGTTGGTTTAAGTGTTAGCGAGTCTTGGGATAATATTCTTAAAGGCTACTCTGGTATTGCTTCACTTACTAACATTAATACCAAAGGTCAATCAGTTACCTTTGGTGGCTCAGTTAAAAATTTTGAAGTAACTGATTATCTAAGACCTAAAGATGCTAAAAAAATGGACACCTTTATTCACTATGGTATGGCTGCTAGCATTCAAGCTATTGAAGACAGTGGTATTGAAGTTACTGAGAAAAATGCTTGTCGTATTGGGGTTGCCATTGGAGCTGGTATTGGCGGGCTAGGTACAATTGAAAGAACCGCAGATTTATTTAGAGAAAAAGGTGCAGGACGTATTTCACCTTTTTTTGTTCCTTCTTCTATTATCAATATGATTTCTGGCAATCTTTCTATTAAATACGGCTTAAAAGGACCTAATTTTGCCATTACTACTGCTTGTACTACAGGTACTCATAATATTGGTAATGCTTCTCGTTTAATTGAATATAACGATGCTGATGTGATGATTGCTGGTGGTGCTGAAATGTCAACCACCAATTGTGGGTTAGGTGGGTTTGCTGCAGCACGTGCATTATCTACTCGCAATGATGACCCAATAAGCGCTTCTCGTCCCTGGGATAAAGATAGAGATGGTTTTGTACTTGGTGATGGTGCAGGTATTATAGTATTGGAAGAGTTTGAACACGCGAAGGCTCGTGGTGCAAAAATCTATGCACAAGTATCAGGTTATGGTATGAGTGGAGATGCTTATCATATAACATTACCTTCAAAAGGGGGCGAAGGTGCGGCTAGATGCATGCAAAATGCTATGAATAACTCAGGTATTAATGTTGATGAGATTAATTATATTAACGCACATGGAACTTCCACATTAGTAGGTGATCAAGCAGAAACAGATGCTGTTAAATTAGCCTTTAGAGAACAGCACGCTTATAATATTGTAATAAGCTCAACTAAATCAATGACTGGACACTTATTAGGTGCTTCTGGTGGTATTGAAGCTATCTTTACCACACTCGCAATTCAAGATCAAGTGGTACCACCAACCATTAATATTATCAATCAAGATCCAAATTGTGATTTAGATTATTGCGCTAATGAAGCAAGAGAAATGACAATTAACCATGCTATTTCTAATTCATTCGGATTTGGTGGCACTAATGGTTCAATTGTATTGAGCAGAATTTAA
- the groL gene encoding chaperonin GroEL (60 kDa chaperone family; promotes refolding of misfolded polypeptides especially under stressful conditions; forms two stacked rings of heptamers to form a barrel-shaped 14mer; ends can be capped by GroES; misfolded proteins enter the barrel where they are refolded when GroES binds), whose translation MSAKDIKFGPEARNLMLDGVNMLANAVKVTLGPKGRNVVLDKSFGGPTITKDGVSVAQEITLEGKFENMGAQMVKEVASKTNDIAGDGTTTATVLAQALVTEGVKSVAAGMNPMDLKRGIDKATEVAVNALHDFSQPCNDTKAIAQVGTISANSDVSVGDIIADAMEKVGQAGVITVEEGSGFENELDVVEGMQFDRGYLSPYFVNNQDTMTADLESPFVLLHDAKISNIRDLLPALEIVQKSSKALLIIAEDIDGEALATLVVNNMRGIVKVAAVKAPGFGDRRKAILEDIAILTGSVVISEEVGLSLEKVTEEHLGTAKRIEIGKENTVIVDGAGKKSNIDGRVNQIKAQIETTTSDYDKEKLLERLAKLSGGVAVIKVGAATEVAMKEKKDHVDDALHATRAAVEEGVVPGGGVALVRTIKALDGLTGDNHDQNIGIDIAKRAMEAPLRQIVTNGGGEASVVLNNVADGKDNYGYNATTEEYGDMLKMGILDPTKVVRAALQHAASISGLMITTEAMITDIPQDATPTASPDMGGMGGMGGGMM comes from the coding sequence ATGTCAGCAAAAGATATAAAATTTGGCCCAGAAGCTAGGAATTTAATGTTAGACGGGGTAAATATGTTAGCTAACGCAGTCAAAGTAACATTAGGGCCTAAAGGTAGAAATGTCGTATTAGATAAATCATTTGGCGGGCCTACGATCACTAAAGATGGTGTTTCCGTTGCTCAAGAAATTACCTTAGAAGGTAAGTTCGAAAATATGGGCGCACAAATGGTAAAAGAAGTGGCATCAAAAACCAATGATATTGCTGGTGATGGCACAACAACAGCAACTGTGCTTGCACAAGCTCTTGTTACTGAAGGTGTTAAGTCAGTAGCAGCAGGTATGAATCCTATGGACCTTAAACGAGGTATTGATAAAGCAACAGAAGTTGCTGTTAACGCACTACACGACTTCTCACAACCTTGTAATGATACAAAAGCTATTGCTCAAGTAGGTACTATTTCTGCAAACTCTGACGTTTCTGTAGGTGATATTATTGCCGATGCTATGGAAAAAGTAGGTCAAGCAGGCGTTATTACCGTTGAAGAAGGTTCTGGTTTTGAGAATGAACTTGATGTGGTTGAAGGTATGCAATTTGATCGTGGTTATTTGTCCCCCTACTTTGTTAACAATCAAGATACAATGACTGCTGATCTTGAGTCTCCTTTTGTATTGTTACATGATGCAAAGATTTCAAATATTCGTGATTTATTACCAGCATTAGAAATCGTACAAAAATCAAGTAAAGCTTTATTAATTATTGCTGAAGATATTGATGGTGAAGCACTAGCCACTCTAGTTGTTAACAATATGCGCGGTATTGTTAAAGTCGCCGCAGTTAAGGCTCCTGGTTTTGGGGATCGCCGTAAAGCAATTTTAGAAGACATTGCTATACTCACAGGTAGTGTAGTTATTTCAGAAGAAGTAGGGTTGTCTTTAGAAAAAGTAACTGAAGAGCATCTTGGTACTGCTAAACGCATCGAAATTGGTAAGGAAAATACTGTAATTGTTGATGGGGCTGGTAAAAAATCTAATATTGATGGTCGTGTTAACCAAATTAAAGCACAAATCGAAACTACAACAAGTGATTATGATAAAGAGAAGTTACTTGAACGCTTAGCTAAACTTTCTGGTGGTGTTGCAGTAATTAAAGTAGGTGCTGCTACTGAAGTTGCTATGAAAGAAAAGAAAGATCATGTTGATGACGCTTTACACGCCACTCGCGCTGCTGTTGAAGAAGGTGTTGTTCCTGGTGGGGGTGTTGCCTTAGTACGTACTATTAAAGCTTTAGATGGATTAACTGGTGATAATCATGATCAAAATATTGGTATTGATATTGCTAAACGAGCTATGGAAGCACCACTACGCCAAATCGTAACAAATGGTGGGGGTGAAGCCTCTGTTGTTCTCAATAATGTAGCTGATGGTAAAGATAACTATGGCTATAATGCAACAACAGAAGAATACGGTGATATGCTCAAGATGGGTATTTTAGATCCAACAAAAGTTGTGCGTGCTGCATTACAACATGCTGCTAGTATTTCAGGCCTTATGATTACAACCGAGGCAATGATTACTGACATCCCTCAAGATGCTACACCTACTGCTTCTCCTGATATGGGTGGTATGGGTGGTATGGGTGGTGGTATGATGTAA
- the metG gene encoding methionine--tRNA ligase: MTSRKILVTSALPYANGEIHLGHLLEYIQTDIWVRFQKMMGNECHYVCADDAHGTAIMLKADELDITPEVLIKNMSNKHQIDFQSFSIDFSQYHSTHSQENKDISTNIYNKLNVAGFIKTRVISQAFDPLKQMFLADRFIKGDCPKCGSNEQYGDNCEVCGATYSSIELKNAKSVISGVTPITKDSEHYFFDLPQFEVQLKEWTKAGHLQDAISNKLSEWFKEGLQQWDISRDAPYFGFQIPAVEGKYFYVWLDAPIGYMASFKKLCDEQNIDFNEYFNKDSNTELYHFIGKDIIYFHALFWPAMLIGSNYRTPSAIFAHGFLTINGQKMSKSRGTFIQARTYLNYLNPEYLRYYYAYKLSSKIDDIDLNLIDFKQRINSDLVGKVVNIASRSAGFIVKKFNKTLSSYTIESKFYQEFFDCGDIIAKHYEARNYNQAMRVIIKLANKANQYIDKHKPWQLIKKPNQQTQVHDVTSLAINLFRVLMTYLKPVLPIMAKQVEKFLNIDELHWQDLKYPLIKHQINTFKPLMLRIEDDQIERIIEASK; the protein is encoded by the coding sequence ATGACATCGCGAAAAATTCTAGTTACCTCAGCACTGCCTTATGCTAATGGTGAAATTCATCTAGGACATTTGCTAGAATATATTCAAACTGATATTTGGGTGCGTTTTCAGAAAATGATGGGTAACGAATGTCATTATGTTTGTGCAGATGATGCGCATGGTACAGCTATTATGCTTAAGGCAGATGAGCTTGATATTACTCCTGAGGTATTAATTAAAAATATGAGCAATAAACATCAGATAGATTTTCAATCATTTTCAATTGATTTTAGTCAATATCACTCAACTCATAGTCAGGAAAATAAAGATATTTCTACTAATATTTATAACAAGCTAAATGTTGCTGGATTTATTAAGACTCGTGTGATTTCACAAGCTTTTGACCCTTTAAAACAAATGTTTTTGGCTGATCGTTTTATTAAAGGTGATTGTCCTAAATGTGGTTCTAATGAACAATATGGTGATAATTGTGAGGTTTGTGGCGCAACTTATTCGTCAATAGAACTTAAAAATGCTAAATCTGTTATTTCAGGCGTAACCCCAATTACAAAAGATTCAGAACATTATTTCTTTGACTTGCCTCAATTTGAAGTACAACTTAAAGAATGGACTAAAGCAGGACATTTGCAAGATGCAATTAGTAATAAACTATCTGAATGGTTTAAAGAAGGTTTGCAACAATGGGACATTTCTCGTGATGCGCCGTATTTTGGTTTTCAGATTCCTGCGGTAGAAGGTAAATATTTTTATGTTTGGTTAGATGCACCAATTGGTTATATGGCAAGTTTTAAAAAATTATGCGATGAACAAAATATTGATTTTAATGAGTACTTCAACAAAGACTCAAATACAGAACTTTATCATTTTATTGGCAAAGATATTATTTATTTTCATGCGCTTTTTTGGCCAGCCATGTTAATTGGTTCGAATTATCGTACACCAAGTGCAATCTTTGCACATGGGTTTCTAACTATAAATGGTCAAAAAATGAGTAAATCTCGTGGTACGTTTATTCAGGCTAGAACTTATCTTAATTATTTAAACCCTGAATATTTGCGTTATTATTACGCCTATAAGCTGTCTTCTAAAATTGATGATATAGATCTCAATTTGATCGATTTTAAGCAACGTATTAATTCAGATTTAGTTGGTAAGGTAGTTAATATTGCCTCACGTAGTGCAGGATTTATTGTTAAGAAATTCAACAAAACATTATCTTCTTATACTATTGAATCTAAGTTTTATCAAGAATTTTTTGATTGTGGGGATATCATTGCTAAACACTACGAAGCACGTAATTATAACCAAGCTATGCGTGTTATTATAAAATTAGCCAATAAAGCCAATCAATATATCGATAAGCATAAGCCTTGGCAGTTGATAAAAAAACCAAATCAACAAACACAAGTGCATGACGTAACTTCGCTAGCCATTAATTTGTTTAGAGTATTGATGACTTATCTTAAGCCAGTATTACCTATTATGGCAAAACAGGTTGAAAAATTTTTAAACATAGATGAACTTCATTGGCAGGATTTAAAATACCCTTTAATCAAGCATCAAATTAATACATTTAAACCCCTAATGTTACGCATTGAAGATGATCAAATTGAGCGAATTATTGAAGCTTCAAAATAA
- a CDS encoding cytochrome c family protein encodes MQHKLIILIISFLGLQVQANLQSFVNSKTNIIIPPTKIDNISHSNIDNLSSKECSVCHYDIYKQWTNSMHAKSTALKDPIHGLFYGVVVGNPKVEGIKTGKDKDKYPVCLECHSPAAAKEKKTKLNAKNSFSEGVNCIACHSLTKYKRIKKKNDRVKLGIKAYKYSSHQIQGPNGTNKKHKRFGEGGVANNPGLFKTSKACLGCHNQRNNSKEVPLCQTGGEIISAGGSTTCQSCHMPVIEGISNHTMIGGHSVEMVSKGLVMTIKTKKVSDMLYISVNATNLLPHNFPTGAPFRNFYITVTAQDYNDNILWQSSKTHPMIDDKKAMFMYIIGDDNNKPTSPPKATKILGDTRLKPNETRILNYKIPSNDVSIVTAKAYYDLLLVPMKNKFSSKLPKRLLESKEIAKAIVVIR; translated from the coding sequence ATGCAACATAAATTAATTATTTTAATAATATCTTTTTTGGGATTACAAGTACAAGCAAATTTACAATCTTTCGTAAATTCAAAAACTAATATCATAATACCTCCTACTAAAATCGACAATATTTCACATTCAAATATTGATAATTTATCTTCAAAAGAATGTAGTGTATGTCATTATGATATTTATAAACAATGGACAAATTCAATGCATGCTAAAAGCACAGCATTAAAAGACCCTATTCATGGTCTTTTTTATGGCGTGGTTGTAGGTAATCCTAAAGTTGAGGGTATTAAAACAGGAAAGGATAAAGATAAATATCCAGTTTGTCTAGAATGTCACTCTCCTGCAGCAGCAAAAGAAAAAAAAACAAAACTTAATGCTAAAAACTCCTTCTCTGAAGGAGTTAACTGTATCGCTTGCCATTCTTTAACTAAATACAAAAGAATAAAGAAAAAAAATGATAGAGTAAAACTAGGCATAAAAGCTTATAAATACTCATCCCATCAAATACAAGGTCCTAATGGTACTAATAAAAAACATAAAAGATTTGGTGAAGGTGGGGTTGCAAATAATCCAGGCTTATTTAAAACCTCTAAGGCATGCCTAGGTTGTCATAATCAACGTAACAATTCTAAAGAAGTACCACTCTGTCAAACTGGTGGAGAAATTATATCTGCAGGGGGTTCTACTACTTGTCAGTCTTGTCATATGCCAGTAATTGAAGGTATTAGCAATCACACAATGATAGGTGGACATTCTGTTGAAATGGTAAGTAAAGGCCTGGTCATGACAATCAAAACTAAAAAGGTTTCTGATATGTTGTATATTAGCGTCAATGCAACTAACTTATTGCCTCATAATTTCCCAACAGGAGCACCATTTAGAAATTTTTATATTACTGTTACTGCGCAAGATTACAATGATAATATTTTGTGGCAAAGTTCAAAGACTCATCCTATGATAGATGATAAAAAAGCTATGTTTATGTACATAATTGGTGATGACAATAACAAACCAACATCACCACCTAAAGCAACCAAAATTTTAGGAGATACTCGTTTAAAACCAAATGAAACTCGCATATTAAATTATAAGATTCCATCAAATGATGTTTCCATAGTTACGGCAAAAGCTTATTATGATTTGTTATTAGTACCAATGAAAAATAAATTTAGCTCAAAATTACCTAAGCGTTTATTAGAGTCTAAAGAAATAGCAAAAGCTATCGTAGTTATTAGGTAG